A genomic segment from Blastococcus sp. PRF04-17 encodes:
- a CDS encoding MFS transporter has product MGWAALSELVPYYPLYALLFLDTGLSGAQVSALFAVWSVTSFVTEVPAGVLADRWSRRGCVVLAGVLQAVAFAVWTAAPQLAAFAVGFAIWGVAGALVSGASEALVYDGLAAVGAADSYVRVNGRMTAVELLVQLPTAVAAGALFALGGYPLVGWASVAVCLAAAALALRFPEAPGPAQTRRERRGRASARRCAARRCACWCSPWR; this is encoded by the coding sequence GTGGGCTGGGCCGCGCTGTCGGAGCTGGTCCCCTACTACCCGCTCTACGCGCTGCTCTTCCTCGACACCGGGCTGTCCGGCGCGCAGGTCTCCGCGCTGTTCGCCGTCTGGTCGGTCACCTCCTTCGTCACCGAGGTGCCGGCGGGCGTGCTCGCCGACCGGTGGTCCCGCCGGGGCTGCGTCGTCCTGGCCGGGGTCCTGCAGGCGGTCGCGTTCGCCGTCTGGACGGCGGCCCCGCAGCTGGCGGCCTTCGCGGTCGGCTTCGCGATCTGGGGTGTGGCCGGCGCGCTGGTCTCCGGCGCGAGCGAGGCGCTGGTCTACGACGGGCTGGCCGCCGTCGGTGCCGCGGACAGCTACGTGCGGGTCAACGGCCGGATGACGGCGGTCGAACTGCTGGTCCAGCTGCCGACCGCGGTCGCCGCCGGAGCCCTGTTCGCGCTCGGCGGCTATCCGCTCGTCGGTTGGGCCAGCGTCGCGGTCTGCCTGGCCGCCGCCGCGCTCGCGCTGCGCTTCCCGGAGGCCCCCGGACCAGCGCAGACGAGACGGGAACGCCGCGGGAGGGCGTCGGCGAGGCGGTGCGCAGCCCGGCGCTGCGCGTGCTGGTGCTCGCCGTGGCGCTGA